Part of the Streptomyces antimycoticus genome, GAACAGGTCCACCTCCAGCACGTGATCGTCATGGACGCGCCCGACCCCGGCAGGCCGGCGGACGCCAAGCTCATCAGGGCGCTCCAGGAGTCCGATATCCGCATGCGGGACAAGCTGAGCGACTTCCGCGCCGTGGCCACCAAGGGGGACCAGCGCGCCTACCAGCGGACGGTCACCGGCCCGGAGGTCCAGCGGCGCGCCCGGCTGCTGGACGGCGTGCTGTCCCAGACGGGGTCGCAGAGCGCCGGGCAGAACGCCGCCGACGCCGCGCCGTTCTCCGTCCGCGACTGGCACCGCAGTTCGGAGGCGACCGGAACCCTCATCAACACCGTGGAGAAGCGGCTTGCCGACCGGCTCCGCGTGACCTCCGCCAAGCTGCAGGACGAGACGAGCGACCGGGCCGGTGCGGAGTCCGTGCTGCTCTTCGCCGTGCTCCTGCTCGCCTTCGCCATCGGTATCGCCATCGCCCGGCATCTGCTGCGGTCGCTGACCGTGCTGCGCTCCACCGCGCTCGACGTGGCCGAACGCAGGCTGCCCGAAGCGGTGTCGAGCATCCGCGAGGGCGAGATGGCGACCACCTCGATCAGCGCCGTGCCCGTCCACACCACCGAGGAGTTCGGGCAGCTCGCGAGGGCCTTCGACGCGGTGCACGGCCAAGCCGTACGCCTGGCCGCCGAACAGGCCGCGCTCCGCGGTGACCTGCGGGACACCCTGGTCAACCTCTCCCGGCGCAGCCAGAGTCTGGTGGACCGGCTGCTGCGGCTGATGGAACAGCTCGAACTGCACGAAGAGGACCCGGACCAGCTGGCCAGCTTCTTCAAGCTGGACCACCTGGCGACCCGGATGCGGCGCAACAACGAGAACCTGATGGTCCTGTGCGGCAGCACCCCGGTCCGCCCCTCCGAGCAGCGTGTGCCGCTCGACAATGTGCTGCGGGCCTCGGTCTCCGAGATCGAGCACTACCGGCGGGTGGTGGTGGAGCCCGTTCCCGCCGCCGAAGTGATCGGGTACGCTGCCGGTGACCTGGCGCGAATGATCGCTGAGCTGCTGGACAACGCCACCGCGTTCTCCCCGCCGGAGACCCAAGTGGTCGTCAGCAATACACTGCGCCTGGACGGTTCCGCACTGATCGAGGTCCGCGACGAGGGATTCGGGATGAGCGGGGCCGAATTGGCCAAGGCTCATCGGCGCGTAGCGGGGGACGTATCCGTGGAGGTACCTACGTCCCGGCAGATGGGCTTGACCGTCGTCGGCCGTCTGGCCCGTCGCCACGGCGTCACCGTGGAGCTGATCTCGGAGCGCGACACCGGCGGTGGACTGCGCGCGGGTGTACTGGTCCCGGCCAAGCTGATGCTCGGGGACAAGCCCGCCCTCGCGGGCCGGGAGAGCTCCCTGCCCGTCCGGCGGACCTCCAAGACGGCCGAGCCGGTGGGCACCCGCCGGGAGACCGGCGCGGCTCCGGCGGCGCCTCTGCCGCGCCGCGCGACCGACGGCGCCCGCTCGCTGCGCGCCGGGGATTCCCCGGCCGGCTCCGGCGACACGGGCCGTTCCCTGCCGACCCGCTCCAGCGGCTCGCGGGCGTTCGTGGATTCCTCGCAGCCCGGCGGACTGCCGCGCCGGATACCTCCCGCCAAGGCCGGCCGGCCCGCCCCGGTCGGCGAGGACGCACCGGGGAAGGCCGCCGCCCTCTCCGGCAATGGCGACGGGCCCGGCAACGGCAA contains:
- a CDS encoding sensor histidine kinase: MTPGRHAAARDRSPSWWAGVVEWRNWRLPVKLGAVLVVPALLAVALGVVQIQRDVERANTYADVQRLVRLRDGLMPLISDLQMERTMSAERLRGDHASADPAMLRRQNQRVDCAQAAVTRTTKRAQGLEGVSANRYRDAFKLLDGLPALRKQVTSTDIGSWTAVTEYSKIINGLLDLDQALGSRFGEPQLSGPATALYDLELVQEQVHLQHVIVMDAPDPGRPADAKLIRALQESDIRMRDKLSDFRAVATKGDQRAYQRTVTGPEVQRRARLLDGVLSQTGSQSAGQNAADAAPFSVRDWHRSSEATGTLINTVEKRLADRLRVTSAKLQDETSDRAGAESVLLFAVLLLAFAIGIAIARHLLRSLTVLRSTALDVAERRLPEAVSSIREGEMATTSISAVPVHTTEEFGQLARAFDAVHGQAVRLAAEQAALRGDLRDTLVNLSRRSQSLVDRLLRLMEQLELHEEDPDQLASFFKLDHLATRMRRNNENLMVLCGSTPVRPSEQRVPLDNVLRASVSEIEHYRRVVVEPVPAAEVIGYAAGDLARMIAELLDNATAFSPPETQVVVSNTLRLDGSALIEVRDEGFGMSGAELAKAHRRVAGDVSVEVPTSRQMGLTVVGRLARRHGVTVELISERDTGGGLRAGVLVPAKLMLGDKPALAGRESSLPVRRTSKTAEPVGTRRETGAAPAAPLPRRATDGARSLRAGDSPAGSGDTGRSLPTRSSGSRAFVDSSQPGGLPRRIPPAKAGRPAPVGEDAPGKAAALSGNGDGPGNGNGNGNAPADRRAVQPPGQPPLPPRRPRPAAQDDAPSPWFASAEADAAPAGPPGQETAESRKPADLPASELPRRPVPAAPASPGESRPDAADDPGQIVHERPGAADAAGTTQAGLPRRVPRQGPGTERPRPRATEERPTPRGAGDEESARRNAGRTLAFLSNYQSGIRRGQPDGRDET